The DNA sequence CTGGGCGAGGACATCGACCGGCAGTTCGAGCGCTGGGCGCTCTCGCCGGCCGAGCGCGAGGTGGGGCTGCTGCTGCTCAAGGGGCTCTCGCTCAAGGAGGCGGCCGAGGTGCGCTCCACCAGCGAGCGGACGGTGCGCCAGCAGGCGCTGGCCGTCTACCGCAAGGCGGGCCTGGCCGGCCGCGCCGAGCTGGCCGCCTTCTTCCTCGAGGACCTGCTGCTGCCGGCCGCGCCCGCCCCGGGCGCCCTGGCCGCGCGGCCCGCCGCCACCCCGTCGCCGTCGCCCGCCGCGCCGGCCGGGAGGCGCTAGGCCACATGTCGCTCGACGCCAAGGTCCACGAGAGCCCGCCGGTGGCCGGGGACGCCGAGCTGGTCGCCTGGTTCCGCGAGCGGGAGCGGCCGCGCCAGGACTGGAAGGTCGGGCTGGAGCACGAGAAGATCCCGCTCAGGGCCGGCACGCTCGAGCCGGTGCCCTACCTCGGCCCGGCCGGCATCGCCGCGGCGCTGGAGGGGTTCTCGCGCTTCGGCTACGAGCCCTTCCTGGAGGACGGCCGGATCATCGCCTCGCAGCGCAGCGGCCTGACGGTGTCGCTGGAGCCGGGCGGGCAGGTGGAGCTCTCCGGCCGCCCCTTCGCCGACGTGCACGCGGTGGCGGCCGAGCTCGATCGCCACCTGGAGAAGTGCCGCGAGGTGGCCGGGCCGCTCGGCCTGGAGCTGCTGGCCACCGGGTACCGGCCCTGGGGCACGCCGTCCACGGTGCCGTGGATGCCCAAGAACCGGTACCAGGTGATGCGCCCCTTCCTGCGCGCCCGCGGCCGGCTGGCCGAGGACATGATGGCCATGACGGGGTCCACCCAGGCCTCCTTCGACTTCGCCTCCGAGCGCGACATGGCCGAGAAGCTCCGGGTGTCGCTGGCGGCGCAGCCGGCGGTGACGGCGCTCTTCGCCAACTCGCCGGTGGTGAACGGGCGCGACTCGGGCTGGCAGTGCTACCGGGTGGCGGTCTGGGAGGAGGTCGACCCGGCGCGCTCGGGGCTGCTGGCCTTCGCCTTCGAGCCCGGCTTCGAGGAGCGGGCCTACCGGGCCTACGCCGAGTGGGCCCTCGACGTGCCCATGGTGTTCCTCAGGCGCGACGGCGCCTACCTCGAGACCGGCGGCGCCACCTTCCGGCGCTTCCTGGCCGAGGGGCTGCACGGCCAGCGGCCCACCCTGCTCGACTGGGAGGACCACCTCTCCACGCTCTTCCCGGAGGTGCGGGTCAAGGGGGTGGTGGAGGTGCGCGCCACCGACGCCTGCGACGCGCCCATGACCCGCGCGCTGCTGGCCCTGTGGAAGGGGCTGCTCTACGACCAGCAGGCGCGCGACTGGGCCTGGGACGCGGTGAAGCGCCTGGGCGTGCCGGAGCGGCGGGCCCTGATGGTGACGGCCGGTCGCGAGGGGCTGCGCGGGCGCCTGCCGGACGGCCGCACGCTCGGCGCCCTGGCCGGCACCCTGCTCGACGCCGCCGAGGGCGGCCTGTGCCGCCAGAACGCCTGCGGTGACCGGGGCGAGGACGAGCGCAAGTACCTGGCCCCGCTGCGCGCCCGCGCCGAGAGCCGCCGCACCCCGGCCGACGAGGCGCTGGAGGCCTGGCGGGCCGGCGGCGACCGGGGCCTGGCCGAGCACCTGCGCTGCGCCTGAGCGGCCGGGCGGCGGACGGCGCCGGGCCGCCTCAGGCCAGCGGGGCCGGCTCCACCAGCTCGAGCCGCCGCCAGGCGCCGCCCCGGAACCGCAGCCAGATGACCAGGGCCAGCAGCCCCAGGTAGAGGACCAGCCAGCCGACCGCCACCAGGTCGCCGCCGCCGAGCCAGCGCACCGAGATCCAGCTGCCGGGGAGGAAGATCCCCCAGGCGATGGCCACCCGCGCCCAGAGCATGAAGGCGGTGTCGCCGGCCGCCCGCAGCGCCTCGCCCACCACCGCAGCGGCGGCGTCGAAGAGCTGCCAGGTGGCGGTGAGCACCAGCATGCGGGCGCCGGCCTCGAGCAGCGCCGGGCCGCTGGCCGGATCGGTGGCGAAGGGGGCCAGGATCAGCGCCGGCGCCGCCAGGTAGAGCAGCCCGGCCAGGCCCTGCCACCCGGCCGCCACCTGGAAGGTGAGCCACACCACCCCCGGCACGTCGTCCCGGCGCCCCGCGCCGATGGCCTGCCCCACCAGGATGGCGCCGGCGCTGGCCAGGCCGAAGGCCGGCATG is a window from the Anaeromyxobacter sp. genome containing:
- a CDS encoding LuxR family transcriptional regulator, whose product is MGLVALLVGLDVHLDRDTGATLFHVGLELVTVAIAGGGALALWWQLLSARRSNRALSAHLVLARADAERLSGDVERYRAESQEHLRGLGEDIDRQFERWALSPAEREVGLLLLKGLSLKEAAEVRSTSERTVRQQALAVYRKAGLAGRAELAAFFLEDLLLPAAPAPGALAARPAATPSPSPAAPAGRR
- a CDS encoding glutamate--cysteine ligase, giving the protein MSLDAKVHESPPVAGDAELVAWFRERERPRQDWKVGLEHEKIPLRAGTLEPVPYLGPAGIAAALEGFSRFGYEPFLEDGRIIASQRSGLTVSLEPGGQVELSGRPFADVHAVAAELDRHLEKCREVAGPLGLELLATGYRPWGTPSTVPWMPKNRYQVMRPFLRARGRLAEDMMAMTGSTQASFDFASERDMAEKLRVSLAAQPAVTALFANSPVVNGRDSGWQCYRVAVWEEVDPARSGLLAFAFEPGFEERAYRAYAEWALDVPMVFLRRDGAYLETGGATFRRFLAEGLHGQRPTLLDWEDHLSTLFPEVRVKGVVEVRATDACDAPMTRALLALWKGLLYDQQARDWAWDAVKRLGVPERRALMVTAGREGLRGRLPDGRTLGALAGTLLDAAEGGLCRQNACGDRGEDERKYLAPLRARAESRRTPADEALEAWRAGGDRGLAEHLRCA